Below is a genomic region from Acidobacteriota bacterium.
GGCGTGGTAGTTGAAAATCATCTCAATATGGTGCGTCCGCTCCATGCCTCACCTGAGGTTTCGCCTTTAGCCGTAGCTGCGGTGCTCAATAGCGATATCGTCGATTCGGCATTCCGCTGTATCAGTGGAAGCGTAGCAGTATCCGCTTATGAACTCAGTGCTCTTCCGCTCCCCTCGGTCGAGGAGATGAGGACCATCGAAAACCTGTTGACTCGAAAGGCCGGCCGACGGGCTATCGAGCAGGCTCTCCGAGTCATCTATCTTGGGAACGGCTGATGTCGTCCTTGCCGCCTTTCACGACTTGGCAGGAGATCCATCGGGGTCTGCAAATGATCTTCCCTGGGGGGAGCCCCAATCGTGCACACAGTGTGTGGGAGATTTCCGCCAAGACTGTTTTCGTCATGCTCTATGTGGGCGCCGTAGAAGGGCGCGAGACTTGGGCCCGTCCCAACCAGATTACCCGCATGACGGATGAGCAGGCCAGTCAGACCGACGATGTCAGTCGACAGGGCTGGGCCGAATCCTCCATGGAGAGCGGCAAAGGAGAGATTCCCGGGCGATGGTACGCTGACAACACGCGGGAGTCGATCCGTGACGACACCATCCGATATGCCTTGATCCCCAATGGAGCAGTGATCGAGCGCGAAGGTTTGGCTCCCACTTCTCCGCAGCCCCGCTATGCTCTGGCATCCGGATTTGCCGAGTTGCTCGATCCAGGACTCAAAGGGCCTCCGCTAGCCGAGGCGATGAAAGCATGGCGAGCCGATAACCTCTCAGCAGGTGCCCTTGCCCGAATAGCAATTCGCCGAAAGGGAGCCGCCACAGGCGGCGAACATGTCATGGTCCGTTTCCCCAACGGCGAAGCTCGTCGCATGTCGCCTGGTCCCAGTTCGCATATTTCTAAAGCGGTCGTTGAGGAGTTCGCGTCACGGTTTCTGGGGGAGCCAGGAGTCATCTGGCTTAGCGAGAGCCGAAATAAGGTCGTGGCCCGGGATGACGAACTCGCCCGTGAGATCGGGCTCTCAATTCAACCCGACCGCAACTTGCCCGATATTATTCTCGTCGATCTGGCACCACGACACCCTTTGCTGGTTTTTATCGAAGTAGTAGCGACTGACGGGCCGGTTTCAGAAGAGCGCAAAAGCGCTCTCACCTCGCTG
It encodes:
- a CDS encoding BsuBI/PstI family type II restriction endonuclease, producing the protein MSSLPPFTTWQEIHRGLQMIFPGGSPNRAHSVWEISAKTVFVMLYVGAVEGRETWARPNQITRMTDEQASQTDDVSRQGWAESSMESGKGEIPGRWYADNTRESIRDDTIRYALIPNGAVIEREGLAPTSPQPRYALASGFAELLDPGLKGPPLAEAMKAWRADNLSAGALARIAIRRKGAATGGEHVMVRFPNGEARRMSPGPSSHISKAVVEEFASRFLGEPGVIWLSESRNKVVARDDELAREIGLSIQPDRNLPDIILVDLAPRHPLLVFIEVVATDGPVSEERKSALTSLAEDASFPGKHLAFVTAFLDRSEAAYKKTADNIAWGTFAWFATEPSNLLFFYRGSGEEVKSLSDWTQDKL